The proteins below come from a single Vampirovibrio chlorellavorus genomic window:
- a CDS encoding hemerythrin domain-containing protein, which yields MSVWQGTTYLQTLTPAFTSILKASEKAFDMSIPPGKLSPVSAVTKKLVADHNDMTQLMDQLIRCLEEICQHQASQSLSEARAVAEELVQRMNVHAACEDQVIFPALSKYHPIPMLEIEHEEVLLQRAAVVTGILNYTFPEDCNEKLLTQANAFVDLVKRHFAKEEKAVFPLLEKSLTPSEKHQVMARMEDILAKSRVMPIESSEPSSRRYLQFHFPIEQPVTHQLHTESLLETPNVQLKVWELQAGTALATHWTPMKAVILLYAGKAQWMGPDATVELSAGDGIYMDAKLAHSLKAQTDCRFLLMLQKE from the coding sequence ATGTCCGTCTGGCAGGGAACTACTTACCTGCAAACTTTGACGCCTGCGTTTACATCCATTTTAAAGGCTTCTGAAAAGGCTTTTGACATGTCCATTCCACCCGGCAAGCTCAGTCCCGTTTCTGCGGTTACCAAAAAACTGGTGGCCGATCATAACGACATGACCCAGCTGATGGACCAGCTGATTCGCTGTCTGGAGGAGATTTGCCAACATCAGGCCAGCCAGTCTCTCAGTGAGGCCCGGGCGGTGGCTGAAGAATTGGTGCAGCGCATGAATGTGCATGCCGCTTGTGAAGATCAGGTTATTTTCCCGGCTTTGTCTAAATATCACCCCATTCCCATGCTGGAGATTGAGCATGAGGAAGTGTTATTGCAACGGGCCGCTGTGGTCACCGGCATCCTGAATTATACATTTCCGGAAGATTGCAATGAAAAATTGCTGACACAGGCAAATGCCTTCGTGGACTTGGTGAAGCGTCACTTCGCCAAGGAGGAAAAAGCTGTTTTTCCCTTGCTGGAAAAAAGTTTAACGCCTTCGGAAAAACATCAGGTGATGGCCCGCATGGAGGATATTCTGGCCAAATCCCGGGTGATGCCCATTGAATCGTCCGAACCTTCTTCCAGACGCTATCTTCAGTTTCATTTCCCTATTGAGCAGCCCGTCACGCACCAGTTGCATACGGAGTCCCTTCTGGAAACGCCCAACGTTCAGCTCAAGGTTTGGGAACTGCAGGCCGGGACCGCTTTGGCGACCCATTGGACGCCCATGAAAGCGGTGATTTTACTGTACGCCGGAAAGGCCCAGTGGATGGGGCCCGATGCCACGGTTGAACTGTCCGCCGGGGATGGCATTTATATGGATGCCAAACTGGCTCACTCCCTGAAAGCCCAAACCGATTGCCGGTTTTTACTGATGTTGCAGAAAGAATAG
- the glgP gene encoding alpha-glucan family phosphorylase: protein MSLPTIAYFSMEVAIDQSIPTYAGGLGFLAGSLLRSAWEMEMPLIGISILWSQGYGQQKLTSATTAEIEYRSWSRDGLEETGLSAVIPIFDQPVRVKAYYLPPQRFGTAPVYFLSTDTPENPPAARRYTEKLYDSDERTRIGQEMVLGIGGYQILRQVGPLPDVYHLNEGHSAPLLFQLLAAAGGDLEAVRQQCVFTTHTPIAAGNETHDAQLLTQAGYFGQTTEAIAIAQGGSPFSLTAAALRMCRIANGVSLIHGKVANELWETLENRCPIIAITNSVNLHYWQDSRFRQAGASGRLLSLKRQMKASLFQRVEQETGKKLNPDVLTIVWARRFTEYKRPTLIFRDLNRLKKRLQSNQIQLIFAGRFHPNDAKGRQLFNQVLSYSQALPNIAVLLNYELTLSKQLKCGADVWLNTPLRPLEASGTSGMSASMNGAVHFSTYDGWAVEGTFHHINGYIINPEGHCETCNRISEAPVCQRDERDRQDYESLMDILETDIIPTYYQDPARWAALMAQSIHNSEIYFHSDRMMLEYFNRMYRIL from the coding sequence ATGAGCCTGCCCACTATTGCCTACTTTTCCATGGAGGTAGCCATTGATCAGTCCATTCCCACTTACGCGGGCGGCCTGGGCTTTTTGGCCGGAAGTCTCCTGCGTTCCGCCTGGGAAATGGAAATGCCCCTCATCGGAATTTCCATCCTCTGGTCACAAGGCTACGGTCAACAGAAACTCACATCGGCGACCACAGCGGAGATTGAATACAGAAGCTGGAGCCGGGACGGGCTGGAAGAAACCGGCCTCAGTGCGGTGATTCCGATATTTGATCAGCCGGTGCGGGTCAAAGCCTACTACCTGCCTCCGCAGCGCTTTGGCACGGCTCCCGTTTATTTTTTATCCACCGATACCCCTGAAAATCCGCCCGCCGCTCGCCGATACACGGAGAAGCTGTATGACAGCGACGAGCGGACACGCATCGGTCAGGAAATGGTACTGGGCATTGGGGGCTACCAGATTTTGCGACAAGTCGGGCCACTGCCCGATGTCTATCACCTGAACGAAGGGCACTCGGCGCCACTGCTCTTTCAACTGCTTGCGGCGGCGGGTGGAGATCTGGAAGCGGTGCGTCAGCAGTGTGTTTTTACCACCCATACCCCCATCGCCGCGGGGAATGAAACGCACGATGCCCAATTACTGACCCAGGCGGGGTACTTTGGTCAAACGACTGAAGCCATCGCCATCGCCCAGGGAGGCAGCCCGTTTTCTCTGACCGCGGCGGCCCTGCGGATGTGTCGCATTGCCAACGGGGTGTCTCTTATCCATGGAAAAGTGGCCAATGAACTTTGGGAAACGCTGGAAAACCGATGCCCCATTATCGCCATTACCAACTCGGTCAACCTCCATTACTGGCAGGATTCCCGATTTCGGCAGGCGGGCGCCTCGGGGCGTTTGTTGTCCCTGAAGCGACAGATGAAAGCATCCTTGTTCCAGCGTGTGGAACAAGAAACCGGGAAAAAACTGAACCCCGATGTGTTAACCATTGTCTGGGCCAGGCGGTTTACGGAGTACAAGCGGCCCACGCTCATCTTCAGAGATCTGAATCGTTTAAAAAAGCGCCTGCAATCCAATCAGATCCAACTAATTTTTGCCGGGCGTTTTCATCCCAACGATGCCAAGGGGCGTCAGTTGTTCAATCAGGTTCTCAGCTACAGTCAGGCATTGCCCAATATTGCCGTATTGCTGAACTATGAACTCACCCTCAGCAAGCAACTGAAATGCGGCGCGGATGTCTGGCTCAATACGCCATTACGCCCACTGGAGGCCTCCGGCACGTCGGGTATGTCAGCCAGCATGAACGGCGCGGTGCATTTTTCCACTTACGATGGCTGGGCCGTAGAGGGAACGTTCCACCACATCAACGGCTATATCATCAACCCGGAAGGCCACTGCGAAACGTGCAACCGCATTTCAGAAGCCCCGGTTTGCCAGCGGGATGAGCGAGACCGGCAGGATTACGAATCCCTGATGGACATTCTGGAAACGGACATCATTCCCACTTATTACCAGGACCCTGCCCGTTGGGCCGCCCTGATGGCCCAGTCCATTCACAACTCAGAAATCTATTTTCACTCGGATCGCATGATGCTGGAGTATTTCAACCGCATGTACCGCATCCTGTAA
- a CDS encoding erythromycin esterase family protein, translating to MHTVSTDLAPFKLINHSLHPLDGGAHDYDALLEDIGDACYVSIGEASHGTHEFYRERALLTRRLLVEKGFHAVAVEADWPDAYQANRYVQGQGDSQSVEEALGGFRRFPAWMWRNTNVVNFLQWLRTYNDGLFADIPNQGPKIGFYGLDLYSLSTSIQTVLKLLDDIDPAAGQMARARYACFDPYLGNIQKYAYNASIGIKANCREPVVQQLMDLQQARLNRPANDSGEQRELWFNIEQNARLIRNAERYYRTMFAGAVQSWNLRDAHMAETLQALLQHLRQQNGQPAKVVIWAHNSHIGDARATEMGWQGEWNIGQLLRQRYGPQCYAIGFTTYTGTVTAAESWDGLPLKRQVRPALEKSYEQLFHQLDAPDFWLGFKRDPELALTLQGPRLERAIGVIYQPGTERQSHYFQARLSQQFDAVIHLDNTRAVQPLERNIHWEQGEIPETFPSAF from the coding sequence ATGCATACGGTATCCACAGATCTGGCTCCCTTCAAGTTAATCAACCACTCGCTTCATCCACTGGATGGCGGCGCCCATGACTACGACGCGCTGCTCGAGGACATTGGCGACGCTTGCTATGTATCCATTGGCGAGGCTTCCCATGGCACCCACGAGTTTTACCGGGAAAGGGCCCTCCTGACCCGGCGGTTGCTTGTGGAAAAAGGATTTCACGCCGTCGCGGTAGAAGCGGACTGGCCCGATGCCTATCAGGCCAATCGGTATGTGCAGGGGCAGGGAGACAGTCAATCTGTCGAGGAGGCATTGGGTGGCTTCCGGCGATTTCCAGCCTGGATGTGGCGAAATACCAATGTGGTCAACTTTCTGCAATGGCTCCGAACATACAATGACGGTCTATTCGCCGACATTCCCAATCAGGGTCCCAAAATCGGCTTTTATGGACTGGATTTATACAGCCTCTCCACCTCCATACAGACCGTGCTGAAACTGCTGGATGACATCGATCCCGCTGCCGGTCAGATGGCCCGCGCCCGTTACGCCTGTTTTGATCCCTATCTGGGCAACATTCAGAAGTATGCCTATAACGCTAGCATTGGCATCAAGGCGAATTGCCGGGAGCCCGTTGTTCAGCAACTGATGGACTTGCAACAGGCCCGATTGAATCGTCCTGCAAACGACAGCGGCGAGCAACGGGAACTGTGGTTCAACATTGAGCAAAACGCACGGCTGATTCGGAACGCAGAGCGCTATTACCGAACGATGTTCGCCGGTGCCGTCCAATCCTGGAACTTGCGGGACGCCCACATGGCCGAGACCTTGCAGGCCTTACTGCAGCATTTGCGGCAACAGAACGGCCAACCGGCCAAAGTGGTGATATGGGCCCACAACTCCCATATTGGAGATGCCCGAGCCACTGAGATGGGTTGGCAAGGGGAATGGAACATCGGTCAATTGCTGCGGCAGCGCTACGGGCCGCAGTGTTACGCCATCGGATTCACCACGTATACCGGCACCGTCACGGCCGCTGAAAGCTGGGACGGCCTTCCGCTGAAACGGCAGGTCCGGCCCGCACTGGAAAAAAGCTACGAGCAGCTTTTTCATCAGCTGGATGCTCCCGACTTCTGGCTGGGTTTTAAACGGGATCCCGAACTGGCCCTGACACTGCAAGGCCCCCGACTGGAGCGGGCCATCGGGGTGATTTATCAACCCGGAACCGAACGCCAGAGTCATTATTTTCAGGCCCGTTTAAGCCAGCAGTTTGACGCCGTTATTCACCTGGACAACACCCGGGCCGTCCAGCCACTGGAGCGAAATATCCACTGGGAGCAGGGTGAAATTCCGGAAACCTTTCCATCGGCCTTTTGA